Proteins from a genomic interval of Corvus moneduloides isolate bCorMon1 chromosome 6, bCorMon1.pri, whole genome shotgun sequence:
- the ZNF770 gene encoding zinc finger protein 770: MLKVQHCVTAVKIPKKKPYICDMCYKQFETPSKLARHYLIHTGQKPFECHVCNKTFRQLVHLERHQLTHNLPFKCVVCYRNFRNVITFLKHQQLHNENYESDTKEAETYVNSEEDRAACGTFHCSVCWKPFTTEERWMLHQCLKSDHLHGARRRKKKTHTCGSCNKTFPSRSKLERHFLIHTGQKPFKCSSCGKSFRQSTHLKIHQLTHTEERPFQCCFCQKGFKIQSKLMKHKQLHARNKTFHNIVCKAKALKYPRPHNLLEGKRDSFENADTHKSQENDPHDVHSIYIVPFQCPACEQCFETEHVLKLHKCCYSRDSRSSNNGTTACRHTVNRKNKTLMKLKHTGGKATDFSLGDRKKIKSGHVRSPDLIAPRDQRCDQHVSTKPSKDCQSRHDMHKSVCNQMKRTFAVPLSWQEYPQPPDLGSNLKGVLPGESMLNVDDSLDNKDDAFYGSSNDSFFDKPEVLHCAFTVSAKNIRNRHKVCKCDRCEKIFPSSSKLQRHYLIHTGQKPFGCNVCGKTFRQSAHLKRHQLTHTEKRPCKSPVCQVEFENLNKLFNHQGDNTAFKSSQPVGYSGYSQTPSQASGFQEFELIQSNQAAEIKVEIESGDFALDTSSRNPQPYLCSKLLETEQSCYSYWHDFSEGTEKSEVVNKLYQCSICFKTFKSPSKLERHHLMHAGQKPFECLVCGRKFRQAPHLKRHHLTHFKESLKFSSTEEQAENVLVLSKLDNVL; this comes from the coding sequence atgttaaaagttCAGCATTGTGTAACAGCTGTCAAGATACCCAAGAAAAAGCCGTATATTTGTGACATGTGCTATAAACAGTTCGAAACTCCGTCAAAATTAGCTAGGCATTATCTCATACATACTGGTCAAAAGCCATTTGAATGTCATGTATGCAATAAAACATTTAGGCAGCTAGTCCACCTGGAGAGGCATCAGTTAACCCATAATCTGCCTTTTAAGTGTGTTGTTTGTTACAGAAACTTCAGAAATGTAATCACTTTCTTAAAGCATCAGCAGCTTCATAATGAAAATTATGAGAGTGATACAAAGGAAGCAGAAACCTATGTGAATTCTGAGGAAGACAGGGCTGCTTGTGGCACATTTCATTGTTCTGTGTGCTGGAAACCTTTTACAACTGAAGAGAGATGGATGCTGCATCAGTGTCTCAAGTCAGATCACCTACATGGTgccagaaggagaaagaagaaaactcaCACTTGTGGATCATGTAACAAGACATTTCCATCAAGATCCAAGCTAGAAAGACACTTCCTTATTCACACTGGCCAGAAACCTTTTAAGTGTTCTTCATGTGGCAAATCTTTCAGACAGTCAACACACTTGAAAATTCAtcagctcacacacacagaagaaaggccttttcagtgctgtttttgtcaaaagggatttaaaatacagagcaaACTCATGAAGCATAAACAGCTCCATGCCAGAAATAAGACTTTCCACAATATTGTATGCAAAGCAAAGGCTCTTAAATATCCCAGACCACACAACCTGTTGGAAGGAAAGAGGGATAGTTTTGAGAATGCTGACACACACAAGTCACAGGAGAATGACCCACATGATGTGCACTCAATTTATATTGTACCCTTTCAGTGCCCAGCATGTGAGCAGTGTTTTGAAACAGAGCATGTTCTAAAGTTGCACAAATGTTGTTATTCAAGAGACAGCAGAAGTTCAAATAATGGTACAACAGCATGCAGACACACAGtcaacaggaaaaataagacCCTGATGAAACTGAAGCATACTGGAGGAAAGGCAACAGATTTTTCTCTgggtgacagaaaaaaaataaaatcaggtCACGTTAGAAGTCCTGACCTGATTGCACCTAGAGATCAGCGTTGTGATCAGCATGTGTCCACTAAACCGTCCAAGGATTGCCAGAGCAGGCATGACATGCACAAGTCAGTTTGTAATCAGATGAAAAGAACGTTTGCTGTGCCATTATCTTGGCAAGAGTACCCACAACCTCCTGACTTGGGCAGTAATTTAAAAGGTGTGCTTCCTGGTGAAAGCATGTTAAACGTCGATGATTCACTGGATAATAAAGATGATGCTTTTTATGGTTCATCAAATGATAGTTTCTTTGATAAACCGGAAGTACTTCACTGTGCTTTTACAGTTTCTGCTAAAAATATACGTAACAGACACAAAGTGTGTAAATGTGACAGATGTGAAAaaatttttccatcttcatCCAAACTTCAAAGACATTATCTTATACACACAGGACAAAAGCCCTTTGGCTGTAATGTTTGTGGGAAGACATTTAGACAGTCAGCTCACTTAAAAAGACATCAGCTCACCCATACTGAAAAGAGACCCTGTAAAAGCCCCGTTTGCCAGGTAGAATTTGAAAACCTGAACAAACTTTTCAATCATCAGGGAGATAACACTGCATTTAAGTCTTCTCAGCCTGTGGGTTATTCAGGTTACTCTCAAACACCTTCACAGGCATCTGGCTTTCAAGAATTTGAGCTGATTCAGTCAAACCAAGCAGCTGAAATCAAAGTTGAAATCGAGTCAGGGGACTTTGCTCTTGACACCAGCAGTAGAAACCCACAGCCATATTTGTGCAGTAAATTGTTGGAAACGGAGCAAAGCTGTTACAGCTATTGGCATGATTTTTCTGAAGGTACTGAAAAAAGTGAAGTTGTTAACAAATTGTATCAATGCAGTATCTGCTTTAAAACTTTCAAATCTCCTTCTAAGCTTGAAAGACATCACCTAATGCATGCTGGACAGAAGCCATTTGAATGTTTAGTTTGTGGAAGAAAATTCAGACAGGCCCCACATTTGAAAAGACACCACCTTACTCACTTTAAAGAGAGCTTAAAGTTTAGTTCCACTGAGGAACAAGCAGAGAATGTATTAGTTTTATCAAAACTGGATAATGTCCTATGa